TCGATAACATGATTCACAAATGTGGAATGATGTTTTtcgaaattcgcgcgaaatccgcgccatagcatcaaaatcttagcagaaaccgcgctaaatccgcgaaaatcgcgcGACCGCAACAACCCTGCATATGCCTAATGATCGTTGGCGAAATAGGATGTAACAGATTTTAGCGCACTGTTTTCCCGAGAGTGAagtcttttaaaaaaaaaactcctcgCAGCCAGGTCAAACTTGTGATATTCAAAAATAATGTATAGCAAAAAACTTTAGTGAATCCtttattttttctctttctTAAATATCTATAACTTAATCGATAgctgaaaattttgtttcatttaattgaaaataatcAGCGACCTATATAACTTCGAAATGTATGAACAAACAAAAGCATTAAAAGGAAACGattaaataaaagaaaacataATTATAACATATAAACAAAGGCCGCTTTGAACCAAATGAACCAACCAAAGTTTTGCTGCTTCGGAGACAAATATCTTCTCGTTTACTCTTTAACTATTAAACACATCTATCATCGTTTTACACCGTCTAATACCTAATTTGGTTATTTTAGTTATTTCTACTTCATTCACTTACAAAGCTGTGTACAGTTATCGACTCTTTTAGAACTATGTTTTTCTCACACAAACAATGTAACAAACATCTTAGATGTGTATGTTATTATGCGTTTTAACTCATCCGTTCTCTAAATTTTATTACTTTCCTGTCGCTTTCTTTAGAACTGCTGCAGCTGCAGGATTGAACACCTTTGCATGTGTTCCACCGTTTGTATTTTTCTTACCGCCGGATCCGTTGATGTTCACTGTGGAAGTTCCTGAAATAAACAGGGGAAAAAAATGCTATGTGAGCATGGAATGCAAGGCATATTTTTTATTAGAAGAGTTAAAAAGCGTTATTTTAGGTTAAGGCGACACGTGCAACAGAAGCTAAAACGTGGTGCTTTTGAAAATAAGGAACTGAAATTACCTCATTTTGAATGAGAAccaaacagaaaacaaaataatCACTTAACACAACCAGCAAACAAAACTTGTCAATACAAGATCTAGTGAGAAGAAATGCACTTGTTCTCGCACTGGTTTAACAGCATACAAGCGCGGTTCTTCAGTTCAGGTTTTGTCTCTTGCACTATAACGGGAGCAACAATATCTGACTATggattgtttctttttttggcACTGTCATAGAAGTAATTTGCAAGCAGGAAATCCTCGTCAAAAACGTTGGGATCGAGTGAGCTGGTTGCAGAACCTGAGAGAAATGATGGTCAGTTTTTAATTTGATCGGATAGCCTAAATTCGTGAAACCGTTCAGTTTCGGCGGGTTCCGCTGAGTAATTTTAAATGctattttgaaaaatgctttttTTCGTTTGTTCAGAGAGCCGAGATAATAGCAGATACTAAAAGTGAGTTTAATTCATTTGCACCGATCACGTATTCTGAATAGTTGAAAATTGAGAAagaaaaagtggaagaattgttAACGGAAAACATGCCTGGGGTGCATGTAACGAAAATGAGCGTTAAATGAAATCATAAAGGATGTACGGAATTTCAAATGGCAATATTATTTTACCAATTGggtactataaaattttgggtCCTAAAGACTCCCAACGAAGTCGGAAAAATAGTAGCGACAGgagacgggtgtagcgtgatgggtaagtcgatgcctttcacgcagcccacctggattcgattcccaaccccgcacatagggtctgaaggtttttctggcccgaatagGTGACCTCAAAGTTAAAACCTccataatcgaaaaaaatagtAGTGGCATAAAATAATTTCCAGCGATTTTACCCCGGTATGTTAGCACAAgctatttgaaagtataccgatttacGTTAGTAATTTTACGCATGTGTCGCatttttaaatctgtatttGTCGGAAAAGGCAACCTGTACAAAATCTATGATAAAAAATCTATTGTGGGCGGGTCGGGTTTGAgagcaaaaaacatttttttatccacttattggtgtaatgatgcctttctcatattatgcaTTATCTACTATATATTACAGCAATGATGAGTTCAAATACTTCAATCCAGAATGCGAATCCAGTTTTAAAGACTTCTTTTACATAATACTAATACATTtaaatactacatttgaatttaagttagtgaaaatcgattcaaccatttttgagaaaatgaattTAGTTCCATTTCAAAGATTTTGACTACTATTTACGGAACCGAAAACTAGATACCGGTATAGTAGAATTAGAATCATTAAACCATCAGAAAATATGAAGtataaaatgaaacagttttaaaaGAACTTCAATTGTTTTTTGCACCTTCGATTTAAATGGCGGTTTGAAATAAATGCCGGGTCCAGTATAACCAAAAACAGTTCGTATGGCCAAGAACTAACATGAACTGCAAATTTTCGAGCCCAACTTAGAAGATATTTTACGATTTTCTATGACGATATTCTAGAGAACTTAACATCTTGTAATGTTAGAcctggaagtcggatttgaatatttttatgggACTATCTGACCTGTAAATTTAAgtttgattttatgaaaatctgaCATGAGTTTATTTGGCACTAGACCATCTttatctgcaaactagagaaacttATTTCAAGAATTCGCTACTCATCACATTGTtacatatgcaaaaaaaaaaaaaaaggaaattgacatttttactctaagcaccctatctccggaatAGAAAGCTAGATGTGAATAATAATCGAGATATTCTTCTGGTTTATGAAGACTCCCAGttgaatctaatgtcgttttcgcttgatgcaaaACTTAACCCAGTTTCTGAccaaactgctgtcaaaccgtttgttggaaactagtttcgaacctagttttaacgtcagtgaactgaaaatcgagtcagtttcaggTCAGGTTTTTatgtcaggtttgctcaaacccccgttgttaggtgcgaacccaacacagttttgtgaaaagtgtttgtttgatgaaactaccctgggtcaactccagttttctcaagcgaaaacgatataagatagtaaaaatcggttgcgtcatcttcgaaaaaatcttctgatattttcattcttttggtgaatatcactctgtaattgcggagccggaagtcggattccgcAAGTCCTTTCATCTGAATCTGTGAAAATTGCTACAGCCGTCTCCGAGaggattgagtgaaattatttctattttttggtgcatatttcCCTGCAATTCTGGAACCAAAGGaacggaggtcggatccaaatgaaatttaggaactttaCATGAGACTGtaatacatttcatttgaatctaagtttatgcaaattattattgttatatcgtttatttcgacccggctttaacctaattatggtcGTTCGTTGGGATTTGTGCAAACCGGTTCAgtcgtctccgagaaaattgagtgactattttgttttttattttaactattttgtGCCCCTgtcattctggaaccggaagtcggatcctaatgaaattcaggagttttctTTAGggctttaagacctttcatttcaatataattttgtgaaaatcggttatggCATCTTTGAGAGAATTGAGTGATGTTATTTTACCTCTTTTcgttgcatatcactctgtaattacggaaccggaggtcggatccataTAAATTCCAGTAACTTTGTATGAGTtcttaaaacctttcatttgaaactaagtttgttaaaattggttaagccatcttcgagaaaattgagtgacaatattcgtcaaacacacagacatttactcagtttgtCAAGCTGAATCGCTCCGGGCTTCGGATGGAAGttagttttcatagtgattgcatagcctttttatatgagaaaggcaagaaaattgatgtaactcggccAAGTGAAGAGCCAGGAAAGTGGTTTCTTCAGTAAAGTTGCGAAACAAAAATTCCTGCAACTTTGTAGtaaaatgcaattaattttaaattcaaaaagaACCATCCTGATGATCTTTTGGATCCAAAGAAACGCCATTTTATTAAAAACAACTTTTGTTAAGACACCAACTACTAAAAAATTACTTCTGGCTAATTTTCTAATTTGGACCACTGtgtcagtgcagtaaaattttattcaattcaattgaaattgaatgtgaaacacactgacgatctcttTACTGcaataaacttcacactctgacacacacaacgttcgctgacgtaccgaaccggctgcattcagttcttcaatcgattctcttcaaaacaaagctcagtttaaccaccgtcagttgatctcttgaagtaacaaaatatctctttcaatagcgtgagagcggccttcaaatgaggtttaggtaaacattcgaattggttcaagataatagatgaaagacaatccaggtagctgaaatatcaattatagAATACACAGAAATTAacagtttcctccttcagttttcatttttaatagttTACTCATTGATAATtttattcgttcgaacttgctcactaccaagagcgaagacaatgtaGGAGCTAGACTACTACAAGTgccaaactgagcaagcaaaatttcaaatgactaggtacgattattcaactgacgatgaattctgggagcttcacttgaaaatggcagcaaaattcaaatgaatttgtatcgatatgctgacggtcattttcatctgatatcatttgattgaaaatgaaattttaccgcactgcactGTGTAATGGTATTACACTTTTCTGATTAAATTTAGCTTCCTACCatttattccaaaaatattATGGATTTTTTCATGACAAACAAGATCAACTTCTTGACGGAAGGACTTCAATCCACCAGAATCGAACCGGAACTATTGTTAATTGAGAAGTACTGGGCCATCATTGAACATCTTCTGTGATTGAATTCAGAGGAAGATACGAAGTAACATTTTGTAAGATCTTATGACTAGTGTTGAAAAAAAGGTTCATACATTagagcaggggttcccaaactattttgggtcatggacccctttactaaaattgacttaggcctcagacccccatcaacaaattcctttgaaaactcaatttcttgcttttctaATATTGATCAATTCTAATCAACACaactttttagcgtaaatatttcaaataacaacttatatcaaacaataggaggtcgatttctagaccacgtcgacccccatagtcagtttacgtttatgtcgacccccgcaaaaagtatatcgaccccaaggggtctatatcgaccactttgggaacccctgcatTAGAgtattgaaattgaatgaaacgaatatggaaaattgattgaatttgatttgattccctGAATGGGTTGAATGGGTGAAATTTGTCGAATATATTTTTGTTATGCTAAAATAAATTCCGTACACCttttatcaataaaaaaaatctttcaagaAACCTTCATGCATATCAAATCGAAACATCGAAtcaacaccaactacaaaagtgAATCATTTACGTTACTTAACCGATCCAAGTTTCGCACTAGAGTGTGCTGGAAACCGACGACGGCATGGACCAGTTTTGGTGTAACAGTGGTGGCAGTGTTATCTGTGGAAGTGCACCGCGAGGGAACAATCTCACGATTCATTCTTCTACGATCTCGGCAGATATTGAGCGAGCTGCGGAAGTTGAACTACGGCAAAATGCATGATAGATTATATCGTGAGTTACTGGCCACGTGTACAAAGTCTAACTGTACTTACTGTGATGAGATTGCTGTTGGTGTTGCGCTGTAACCGGTGGTGTTGACTGATTCAGATGGTTTGACGATTCAGGCTTTTTCGTCGAAGTGGACAGCGAATGTGACGGTTTGGGAATGCTGGTGCTCCCAGTCGTTTTACTGATAGAGTTCATTTGAATGGCCTGAATGTTTGGAAAAAGTAACTAGAGCATTAGTCCTTACTGTTTTTGTTTAGTGCAAACCTGTAGTTCCTGTAATTCCTTCATGATCCGAATGACATCCAGCTCCCCCGGTATGGGCCCCATTTTAGTTTGTACATTACTGGAGGTAGACTTCAAATCCTGCATTAATCCAGCCATGGTTGGCAGAACGAATCCTCCTACAGCAGTGGAAGTTATCGTGGAAGGTTTACCGTACTTTGTTTTGTCCAGGTTGTTATTAATATTCATACCGGATGTACCCATTCCGGGCGAACTTCCACTACCACTACTGTGTCGACTGTTGCTTTTGCTTGAGTTGCctccttttttatatttttctttattaATTACGGGAAGTGCTAAGTTTAGAGGATCGACTTTCTTCTCCATCGAGGGAAAATGTTTGTCAGCTACGTTGTATTCCCCAATGATTTCGATACTGCTGTCGCTATCGTCGTCTCGACTTCTACGATTTGAGGTGACAGGTGCGCTGGCTGGATTTGAGTGTGCCATTGGCGGTGTTTCCTGATAGGAAGATTGTCTGCGGGAAGAAGATGCTGACGAAGCTGACGACAAAGCAGGTGAGTTCACCCTGAGATCCTTCGGAAGAAAATCCATCGGTACCGAGGAAATATGTGAtgagtttttcacttcgttgtGACTCATTTCTAAGTTTATGACATGAGTCTGTATGAGGTCTTCATCGAAATTAGATGGTGGTCGCGGTGGCTGTGATTGAGGTCGTGgtggttgttgctgctgctgttgctgttgatgGGGCAACAAATGACTGGAATGCAAGGAACTTTTGCTAGGTGGAGAACTAATGATGTTTATTATGCTATGATCAGAAGTTTTCTTCAGCCCAGCCGGTGAAGTACTGGGTGACGGTTGAGACATACTGGTACTTGCCACCGGCGATGATTGTGGGGGtcgtacaatttttttctcgtcGGACTTGCTATGTTTGGCAGTGAGTGATAATACTGAATCCACTTTGCTAGTGCTGGGGCCATTGACAATCACTGTTGCCGTGGGAACCGGTAACGTCGAAGCGGACTGATGGACATTCTTTTTAACTTCCTTGTTGGTCGCTTTTGTTTCAGCCTTTTTTCGTCGATCCAGCTCTTTCAGTAGATCCTCGAACTTCACCCAACCGCTGGGCCAAAGTGGCACCACTTGTTTTTTCAGGTAGCTTTGAACGTATTCATCTTCAGTTTCTTTTCTTGGTCGAAGAATTtggaaggatttttttcttACGGTGACTACATCGCACAGCAAACTCCGTAGATGATCATTCCATGGAAACTTTTTCCTCGGGGTTTTAATATCGGGTTTCTCTCCATTTTCCGAGGATGCCGATAGTGCAAGCCGCAGATCATGTACTTTTTGCTTTTCTGTTTCGTAGCTAGTTATTAGTTTGGGCATCATTTCGGTTACGGCGTCTTCCAGAACTCCCAGTGCCTTTTTGACTTTATTGTCTTCTTTTCGTATACGAATCTTCTTAATTTTCACCATCAACGTCTGTCTGCTGACCTGCAAATGACTTTCGAGATGTTTGTATATAGCATTGCGAGCACTTCCTCCGCACATCCGAGAGCTAACATCAATTTGCAGTAGCAGATCAGCAACCGTTGCATCGAAGAAATTCAGCTTGCCGTTTGTGTTTTTGGAAATATCCTTCAAGCTGGTTAAATCTTGCACCAGATGATCCGGAAGGTTATCCGGAAGTTTGATTTCATTGCGTTTCTTGGTTTCTTCTTCGCTGATCCGTTTGATGCCCTGGTCCGTCTCCGATGTAGTGTCACTATCGGAATCGTCCGATCCACTACCACTGGAATCGCTATCGCTTCCGTCACTTCCATCTGTATCAtcaccaccatcatcatcatctccaTCGACTTCCTCTGCTTCGGAACTTGAAACCGATCCACTGCTTCTACCTTTCTTATCCTGTTCCATCTTTCGCAAGCTGTCTCTTTTAGCACGCAGCATATCTTTCACCGTCGTCGTCTTAATGACTTTCGAATCATTCGCCGCTGACGCTTGTCCGGCAACTGCAGATTCTTTTGAATTCACCTTTTTCTTTTCCTCCTTGCTGGTCGTCGACTTACGGCCCGGCTTTTGACCACTTACTTTCGCCTTTTTCAGAACATGACCGTTAACCCGTTTACGTCCCACCTTACCACTCTTTCCGGCACTCTCGGCTCCACTCGTTCCGCTTCCGATCTCGTCTTTCTTTTTCGCTTTTGTTTTCGGGACCACCTCCACCTCCGCCGGTTCGCTACTATCGCTGGATGACGACAGCAATCGCTTTTTCGGTTTCGGCATCCGTATTGCATCTTCAGGTCGCTCAAAGTTCGACAGTGTTTTGAATTCCAACTGCCCCGAGTTTATGTAGAAACCACCACCGACTGTTTCGACTTCCTGAGGGATCAGCTCGTCGTAGGCTTCGGTGTTATCGATGAAAGAATCCTCCTCGTCGTAACCGGCTCCCCGATCGCAGTAATCCAGCTGCGATGGACGGGCGAACTTACCGGAACTGCTGTACGCCGTACCGGATCCGTACTTTTTCTCCAACTCCTTGGCGATTCGGGCCACATCGTCGTTATCGTCTGGTTCTGTCAGAAAACCGTTGGTTGTTTTCTTCTCTATCTTGCGTTGTCGCTTCTGCAAAAGAAAGGTGAATTCTTGTTTAATTCATAGGAAGGTTAGATATATTGGAAGGTTTATCAGCAAATTTAAAGAATAATTGAGAACACCTGCGATACGaaaggtgttccaaattcaaacTTTGGAAATCATAATATCAATAATTCATTAGTTGAAACTTTCTGTTTATTTTCCAGAACTTCTCAAATTGCCATTAAACCATGTTAAGAACTATTTGTGTTTTGGAGTTAACTTGAATTTCGAATGTAAAATAGAGAGAAATTTTAAAAAGACTAGTTTTTTTCAATGCTGCAAGGTtaaaatgtatttttaattCTATCTCAATATTTAATACGTCAGTAATTTAGATTTGCAAATCACCTAACTTGTAAATCCCTTAGTGCACACGTTGAATAACTTTGACTTTGTAATTTAACCGATTTAtaggtgaaaattttcatttaaaattatcTCCACATATTACGAACAGGGACATCTATGTTTAGGGTTTCGTCAAATCTCGGAATAAAATCATTCTGAGAGAATTCTAGATGTGCCCAGTATTCCTGCAGATCTCCATCTTCAGCCTTTTGTTGGACAAGATACGAAGATTGTGTAAACTTCCGACAACCCATATTGCGTTTAAACTTCAAAAGTTAGCAAATCATTAGCAACATCAATTTTTgcgatagcagcactgcgcacccatacaaatgACATaatatgttcaatgtgatgccgtgcgattaCTCACACGCAAAGTAGTCAAAATCAGGGTGACAAGTGAATTAGTGATTTCAATTTTCCGGTttattcccggttttcccggtgcgcgagataaaaattcccggttttcagAACTGGCTCGAATAGCTTATGTTCAGTATTTCCTATAATATTTCTCTTATTCAAGCTTTAAGTAGAGATCCCATGTCCAAAAGAACATCGCGAGTTGAGGAATGAAATATTTTCCAGGTATCTCCTTGGAATTACGTTTAAAAatctcatccacagtttgtccaaacgttcATCTTCTGCACTGACAGTACCTCTCAgctcaatgtattccatctttattttgtctgTTATTTCGCCAGTAACCTCAATGTAACAATAGGGttgaaacaagaaacatatccGGCCAACGGTCATaaaacaagactaaaacaaatagtTGAAAGTCAAATGGAGGTTTGATTCATCCTTCAATATGTTGTGTTCGAGATCACAACCGTCACTGCTGCTATCACAAATCAACTGAGACCACTAAATAGATGATGACGCTGATGTACCTTATAGGCAACACAAGAAACGAAAGCAAAATCTCAACTCAGTGTCAGACGGCAGAGCAGAATAGAGAGGAAAGACTTGTGTATTTGTTTTCTGTTGGATGGATTTCCATACAGATaagactataattgaatgctgtggcgaccaagtaaagcgaagcatgcttggttcttaaATCAATTGGGCTGTATttccatgtgttttcatatgcagggtagtttagttGTTTGGTttggtcttgttaagacgtagagccatcttgagctagttttaaatttatttacaattaattttaataatttaatagtGGTTTAACCGGCAAAACAATTTTCCGGGTTCGAGACCCGTCTCTGTGGTAGcactttcgcggttttcattacatagttgcaatttaaaatctcaacaacaaaaaaactgtGCACTAGCGTGTCCcttaaaaaaaagtgaaaaaccctgtttacaagtaataaatcagattttgtgcgtcgatatgtgataatggatgaaacatggatccatcacttcatgacggaatcaaaacgatcatcatctgagtggactaCAGCCAGTGAACCTCGCCCGAAGAGTCTAAAGACACAGCAGTCAGCTGAGAAGGTTATAGCTTCAGTATTTTGATGTGCACATGGTAACATCTTCGACTGTCTTGAAAAAGGAAGCACAAATACTACATAGCGTTGTTATAACAATTGAATGCAAAAGTCTAAGAAAAACGACTTTACATGTCGAAGAAAAAACTACTCTttaatcaagacaatgcaccgattcACAAAGCTATGGCAACGATGGTAAAATTGACCGGAATACACTTCGAATTACTTCCTCATCCACCGCATACTCCAGATCTGGTCTTCAGTGACTACAGGCTATTCGTTGATATAGAAAAGATCTGCTCGCCGGTAATAAATCCAACTCAAATGAAGAAGCAAGTGAAGAATGttaagcctattttgaggcaaaagacaaatATATATACAATGTATTACGTGACTTTGTTTTCGCGTAATTCTGGCTTGTCCTTACATCAAggactcttgcgattcacgaggggcATCACAGTAACATTGCGGTGACGAAAAAGGTTACCAAtacacaacaaattttgttatacACACACAACTTttccaatcagtacactgaatcaaacaactccaaatatatatatatatatatatatatatatatatatatatatatatatatatatatatatatatatatatatatatatatatatatatatatatatatatatatatatatatatatatatatatataatatttacgagaaaagttcgaaaaaaaagCTGTAAATAGAATCTTTTACTGATTCGAGAGAAAATACATTGTTAAATCAAAAATCCCTTTTGATATAAGTGTATATGAAATTTATTTCCAATCTATGTAAAACTTTAAATGTTAAAGCAGAACGAAACGAATTCATCGTAatgctaattccagaatttcttCAACATTTtcgaataaagttttaaaattttttgattttagaaATAAATCCACTTATTCAggtttatgatgatgatggtttcCGATTCCAGTGGTATAAATGGTGATATATATTTTCAGTAAAGTTGAACACCACTTTTTATTTTCAGGAAAGTTGAGCACcacttcatcacttttgaatTTGGAGACGATAAGTTTAATTCTCATTCTGATTGTAGGATTGTTTATAGGCATCATTTATTAGATATATAGGCATCatttatcagaaaaaaaaacaacattaaaAAATAGAAAAGTTCCCACCTCTAGGTGGGCATCATGTTCaattagttttgacatttcAGATTTTGGTGCATGCTAAACGCAAATTACTAAACAACATTGAATTATTAACCTTTTCCGTCGCGAGATGGAGTAACTGACatgcctttttcgatttgttttgaattccCTGGAGTGATCAATATTGATATGTAACAATTTGAAAAAGGTGTCGAGTTTGATTTCGATCGCCTGATACAAATTCTATCGTCTAAACGTCTGGGTCTACATCAAGCAAAAGCTCCGTGGAAACGTACACTATGAAGTAACTCTCCCAATAAATTCGACTTATTTGGAAGGCGCTTTGCCTCGAAAACGTCGACAATTTAGTAAAATGTATGCCTCGGAGATGCCAAGCAATGATTGATGCCGGTGATTATTGGACTCACTATTGGACAACTGAAAACACGTTACCCTAAAATGTATTTATTATGCATTAATAAACCGAAATTACTAATTACTATTACTAAATAAACTATTGCAACATTATGCTGGACATGCACTTACTTAACAGACTTACTTTAatatcctttctatagagaaagtacaaattaattcgtagttgggagtacaaattaattcGTTCCGttcattttttggcaaaaatgcatttatttcaaaataaaaagaatttgaAGATTAATTAAGGTATCgtccatcgctagttactactttttca
This genomic window from Malaya genurostris strain Urasoe2022 chromosome 1, Malgen_1.1, whole genome shotgun sequence contains:
- the LOC131440222 gene encoding yemanuclein translates to MSEMKRVTLTTIGDAVKKSPFGGSGFDQNTENFFSGAFAGESSAGPNAKTGAGSKPRKTIRLELELFEPTTKSFPEFNYSKLAREEQKRQRKIEKKTTNGFLTEPDDNDDVARIAKELEKKYGSGTAYSSSGKFARPSQLDYCDRGAGYDEEDSFIDNTEAYDELIPQEVETVGGGFYINSGQLEFKTLSNFERPEDAIRMPKPKKRLLSSSSDSSEPAEVEVVPKTKAKKKDEIGSGTSGAESAGKSGKVGRKRVNGHVLKKAKVSGQKPGRKSTTSKEEKKKVNSKESAVAGQASAANDSKVIKTTTVKDMLRAKRDSLRKMEQDKKGRSSGSVSSSEAEEVDGDDDDGGDDTDGSDGSDSDSSGSGSDDSDSDTTSETDQGIKRISEEETKKRNEIKLPDNLPDHLVQDLTSLKDISKNTNGKLNFFDATVADLLLQIDVSSRMCGGSARNAIYKHLESHLQVSRQTLMVKIKKIRIRKEDNKVKKALGVLEDAVTEMMPKLITSYETEKQKVHDLRLALSASSENGEKPDIKTPRKKFPWNDHLRSLLCDVVTVRKKSFQILRPRKETEDEYVQSYLKKQVVPLWPSGWVKFEDLLKELDRRKKAETKATNKEVKKNVHQSASTLPVPTATVIVNGPSTSKVDSVLSLTAKHSKSDEKKIVRPPQSSPVASTSMSQPSPSTSPAGLKKTSDHSIINIISSPPSKSSLHSSHLLPHQQQQQQQQPPRPQSQPPRPPSNFDEDLIQTHVINLEMSHNEVKNSSHISSVPMDFLPKDLRVNSPALSSASSASSSRRQSSYQETPPMAHSNPASAPVTSNRRSRDDDSDSSIEIIGEYNVADKHFPSMEKKVDPLNLALPVINKEKYKKGGNSSKSNSRHSSGSGSSPGMGTSGMNINNNLDKTKYGKPSTITSTAVGGFVLPTMAGLMQDLKSTSSNVQTKMGPIPGELDVIRIMKELQELQAIQMNSISKTTGSTSIPKPSHSLSTSTKKPESSNHLNQSTPPVTAQHQQQSHHRTSTVNINGSGGKKNTNGGTHAKVFNPAAAAVLKKATGK